The proteins below are encoded in one region of Ostrinia nubilalis chromosome 3, ilOstNubi1.1, whole genome shotgun sequence:
- the LOC135087610 gene encoding larval/pupal rigid cuticle protein 66-like, translating to MAAKFVVVALLVAAAHGSAIHGADYTSFSYGVSDPHTGDVKSQHETRVGDSVRGQYSLLESDGTKRTVDYAADAHSGFNAVVRKDPALVAHAAYAAPVAHAAYAAPVAHAAPVAYAAPVAHAPVAYAAHAAAPVAVSAYSTSLAHGAPLAHAAPLAYAAPLAHGAYGLAAGHGAYGIAAGHGLYGSHLGYAAY from the exons ATGGCAGCTAAG TTCGTCGTTGTTGCTCTCCTGGTGGCGGCCGCTCACGGCAGCGCGATCCACGGCGCCGACTACACCAGCTTCTCGTACGGCGTGTCCGACCCGCACACCGGCGACGTCAAGAGCCAGCACGAGACCCGCGTCGGCGACAGCGTCCGCGGCCAGTACTCGCTGCTGGAGTCCGACGGCACGAAGCGCACCGTAGACTACGCCGCTGACGCGCACAGCGGCTTCAACGCCGTCGTCCGCAAGGACCCCGCTCTGGTCGCGCACGCCGCCTACGCCGCGCCCGTGGCCCACGCCGCGTACGCCGCGCCCGTCGCCCACGCCGCTCCCGTCGCCTACGCCGCGCCCGTGGCTCACGCTCCCGTCGCGTACGCCGCGCACGCCGCCGCTCCCGTCGCCGTCTCTGCCTACTCCACCTCCCTCGCCCACGGAGCGCCGCTCGCCCACGCCGCGCCCCTCGCCTACGCCGCTCCCCTGGCGCACGGTGCCTACGGGCTCGCCGCTGGACACGGTGCCTACGGTATCGCCGCTGGACATGGACTCTACGGCTCCCACCTCGGCTATGCCGCATACTAA